In Panicum virgatum strain AP13 chromosome 4N, P.virgatum_v5, whole genome shotgun sequence, a single window of DNA contains:
- the LOC120670300 gene encoding proteasome subunit beta type-6-like, translating into MDSAHSCSSAAAGEAPTTGEHRMGTTIVGVCYEGGVVLGADSRTSTGMYVANRASDKITQLTDNVYVCRSGSAADTQVISDYVRYFLHQHTIQLGQPATVKVAANLIRLLAYQNKNMLQAGMIIGGWDKYEGGQIFSVPLGGTILRQPFAIGGSGSSYLYALLDHEWREGMSQEEAEKFVVKVVSLAMARDGASGGVVRTVTINADGVKRNFYPGDKLPLWHEELEPQSSLLDILAAGNPDPMVQ; encoded by the exons ATGGACTCCGCGCACTcgtgctcctccgccgccgcaggcgagGCCCCGACCACCGGTGAGCACCGGATGGGGACCACCATCGTCGGGGTCTGCTACGAGGGCGGCGTCGTCCTCGGCGCCGACTCCAGGACTAGCACTG GAATGTATGTAGCCAACCGCGCTTCAGACAAGATTACTCAGCTGACAGACAATGTCTATGTCTGCCGCTCTGGATCT GCTGCTGATACACAAGTTATTTCCGACTATGTGCGTTATTTCCTCCACCAACACAC AATTCAGCTTGGGCAACCAGCTACTGTTAAAGTTGCAGCCAACTTGATTAGGCTGTTAGCTTATCAGAACAAG AACATGTTGCAAGCTGGCATGATTATTGGAGGATGGGACAAGTATGAGGGAGGCCAAATTTTTTCAGTTCCCCTTGGCGGAACAATTCTGCGGCAACCATTTGCAATTGGAG GTTCGGGTTCCAGTTACCTGTATGCGCTTCTTGATCATGAATGGAGAGAGGGAATGAGCCAGGAAGAGGCAGAG AAATTTGTGGTGAAGGTAGTTTCCCTTGCTATGGCCCGTGATGGTGCTAGTGGAGGAGTTGTTCGTACAGTTACT ATAAATGCGGATGGTGTCAAGAGGAACTTTTACCCTGGTGACAAACTTCCTCTGTGGCATGAAGAGTTGGAGCCTCAGAGCTCCTTGCTTGATATTCTTGCTGCCGGGAACCCTGACCCCATGGTGCAGTGA
- the LOC120670416 gene encoding U-box domain-containing protein 70-like has protein sequence MGWGRTRGELIHLYDHDPVLLQRCKLIMDLGPSDYSDPTTADLSVMFSEFNPSEVDDATDNGTRLGIGGYGSVYKAELRKTIVAIKANDYRSKQGRREFDQEVEILRHVRHENLVKLIGVCSMRLALIYEFLPNGTLEHRLAGGEMFSWVERIRVAMSICSALEFLHNVRPAPIAHGDLKPGNILFDERYVCKLGDFGISRPLKYRSDTATPGHTTKEGKGTRYYIDPEFIRSGRLTPRSDVYAFGIIMLQLVTGRDPPENLRTQVEENLSEHLVDTRLNLDDKSRLDAMEMTTGESVPTLQLKCVRCLNP, from the exons ATGGGTTGGGGGAGGACACGTGGCGAGCTCATCCACCTCTACGACCACGATCCTGTGCTGCTCCAGCG GTGTAAGCTAATTATGGATCTGGGGCCTAGTGACTATAGTGATCCAACTACTGCGGAT CTTAGCGTTATGTTCAGCGAGTTCAATCCTTCAGAGGTAGATGATGCAACCGATAATGGAACTCGTCTTGGGATTGGCGGATATGGCAGTGTCTACAAGGCAGAACTTCGGAAAACAATTGTTGCCATAAAGGCTAACGATTACAGGAGTAAGCAAGGAAGGCGGGAGTTCGATCAAGAG GTTGAGATCCTCAGACATGTCAGACATGAAAACCTGGTAAAACTCATCGGAGTGTGCAGCATGAGGCTCGCCCTAATTTATGAATTTTTACCCAATGGCACCCTTGAACATCGCCTCGCTGGTGGGGAAATGTTCTCATGGGTGGAAAGAATCCGAGTAGCCATGAGCATATGTTCTGCTCTCGAGTTTCTCCACAATGTCAGGCCTGCTCCAATTGCTCATGGTGATCTTAAACCAGGCAACATACTTTTCGACGAAAGATACGTATGCAAGCTCGGCGACTTTGGAATTTCCCGTCCCTTGAAATATAGAAGCGATACAGCAACGCCGGGCCATACTACTAAGGAGGGGAAGGGTACCAGGTACTACATTGACCCTGAGTTCATCAGGAGTGGCAGATTGACCCCTCGATCAGATGTGTACGCTTTCGGTATCATAATGCTGCAGTTGGTCACCGGTCGAGATCCACCAGAAAATCTAAGAACTCAAGTAGAAGAAAATCTAAGCGAACATCTTGTGGATACAAGACTGAACTTGGATGATAAGTCAAGACTAGACGCCATGGAAATGACAACAGGAGAGAGCGTCCCGACCTTGCAACTGAAGTGCGTCCGGTGCTTGAATCCATGA
- the LOC120669613 gene encoding uncharacterized protein LOC120669613 codes for MERGSAAEYSEVKSVVGSNEEKKAQKSKIDKGQRKRKKDKAKGHGGDGDRLIQSDDKNHSVDLEHAEVSAKMAEKPSLENTEVIMSKRDLKKDWKKKKKNKEFDTISQKQIIDANDGTVGSEQLEMNEGEGEHDSKLKKGKRKHRDGETSSNGSSHDQIVPVGDKKRKRKEPSITLEESNEVDTSKIWQTTEGKKKRRKERDNIGVDLSLNTPAGDGKNYNKEKKTSKDDNDGSKSGKVNFAHRKDKDRRVRFTDNVEVFNIDGGDDHEEGDGSGDSGLVHGKRFTPEEDAKLMEAIEKYAEMKQLGDKGLEMIRASMQHPEIRGCWAEIATSLPHRPQMAVYKRARILLYRSAERKWTQEEYEIVRRFVERNGTSWKELATELGKSEIHVKDTWRRMKPTNLKKGAWTQDEYQNLFDLVNLDLRVKAHQKITPSHRQLRDNISWEAISEKLTTRSNKDCCLKWYQQLASHLVKEGIWADTDDYLLMEALQKVDAVCVEDVDWERLLDHRSGELCRQRWNQMVRMIGGHREKPFIEQVEVLARRYCPEMLDYRKAESSDTLTGGTD; via the exons ATGGAAAGGGGTTCTGCTGCAGAGTACAGTGAGGTAAAGTCTGTGGTAGGCAGCAATGAGGAGAAAAAGGCCCAGAAAAGCAAGATAGACAAGGGGCAGAGAAAGAGGAAGAAAGACAAGGCCAAGGGTCACGGAGGTGATGGTGATAGACTAATTCAATCTGACGACAAGAATCATAGTGTTGACTTGGAGCATGCTGAAGTGTCAGCCAAGATGGCTGAAAAACCGAGCTTGGAGAATACAGAGGTCATCATGAGCAAAAGGGATTTGAAGAAAGactggaagaaaaagaagaaaaataaagagtTTGATACTATCAGCCAGAAGCAGATAATTGATGCTAACGATGGAACTGTTGGGTCAGAACAATTAGAAATGaacgaaggagaaggagaacatGATAGTAAGTTAAAGAAGGGCAAAAGGAAGCACCGGGATGGCGAGACTTCCTCAAATGGTTCTTCTCATGATCAAATTGTTCCAGTGGGTGAtaagaagaggaaaaggaaggaaCCTTCAATTACTTTGGAAGAGAGCAATGAAGTTGACACGTCAAAGATCTGGCAAACCACAGAGGGCAAGAAAAagaggagaaaggagagagataATATTGGTGTGGACCTAAGTCTGAATACACCAGCTGGAGATGGCAAGAATTACAACAAAGAGAAAAAAACGAGTAAGGATGACAATGATGGTTCCAAAAGCGGGAAAGTTAACTTTGCACATCGAAAGGACAAGGATAGACGAGTGAGATTCACTGATAATGTGGAGGTGTTTAATATAGATGGTGGTGATGATCATGAAGAGGGTGATGGGAGTGGCGATTCTGGTCTGGTGCATGGCAAACGGTTTACCCCTGAGGAAGATGCGAAACTAATGGAAGCCATTGAGAAATATGCAGAG ATGAAGCAATTAGGAGACAAAGGGTTAGAGATGATTCGTGCTAGCATGCAACATCCAGAGATCAGGGGTTGCTGGGCTGAAATAG CAACATCATTACCTCATAGACCACAGATGGCCGTATACAAACGAGCGCGAATTTTACTTTATAGAAGTGCTGAACGTAAATGGACTCAAGAGGAGTACGAGATAGTTCGACG GTTTGTTGAAAGGAATGGCACAAGTTGGAAGGAATTGGCAACAGAGCTTGGAAAAAGTGAAATCCATGTAAAAGATACATGGAGACGAATGAAACCCACAAATTTAAAAAAAG GGGCTTGGACTCAGGATGAATACCAAAACTTGTTTGATCTGGTAAATTTGGACTTGCGTGTGAAAGCTCACCAAAAGATCACTCCTAGTCATCGCCAG CTAAGAGATAACATTTCCTGGGAGGCCATCAGTGAAAAATTAACCACCCGTAGTAACAAGGACTGCTGCTTGAAGTG GTACCAGCAATTAGCATCGCATCTGGTTAAGGAAGGAATCTGGGCAGATACTGATGATTATCTGTTGATGGAAGC GCTTCAAAAGGTTGATGCTGTTTGTGTTGAAGATGTTGACTGGGAGAGACTTCTTGATCACAG ATCTGGGGAGCTTTGCCGTCAACGGTGGAACCAGATGGTCCGCATGATCGGTGGCCACAGAGAGAAGCCTTTTATCGAGCAAGTGGAAGTGCTTGCAAGGCGGTACTGCCCAGAAATGCTTGATTACAGGAAAGCTGAATCGTCAGACACACTTACTGGAGGAACTGACTAG
- the LOC120670418 gene encoding uncharacterized protein LOC120670418: MNTPKSKGAYFAYASSKPEDEDTDWSEWNKKEKKFLSKNKDLVDQDRMHAGWSRDDGRSVDHDGLSNNDNMETEEAQEDQHLADRLNRDKKVEKKQGRGKNKCKKVAKLKAGKKIKVRFYNKRALSKTFSRQLGRIVRDLNITPIRVKKWTDISPVAQKHIFYAIKDKFENADQNIEVDVYENEIMEHARDLNRHFVKPARNMQHAIKNCPQEIPKEDWEWLVKEHFYSKEFTEKSKRNSKNISNLKIHHRSGSKPFRQIIWDNGGNENKPPSLDTLFSITHTKGGTFVDSKTSGKHA; this comes from the exons ATGAATACACCGAAGTCCAAAGGTGCATATTTTGCATATGCTAGCTCTAAACCAGAAGATGAAGACACAGATTGGTCAGAATggaacaagaaagaaaagaagttctTAT CCAAGAACAAAGATCTAGTTGATCAAGATAGGATGCATGCTGGATGGAGCAGAGATGATGGAAGGTCTGTCGATCATG ACGGATTGTCTAATAATGATAACATGGAGACTGAAGAAGCACAAGAGGATCAGCATCTTGCAGATAGATTAAATC GTGACAAAAAAGTTGAAAAGAAACAAGGTCGTGGAAAAAATAAATGCAAGAAGGTTGCTAAACTAAAGGCAGGCAAGAAAATTAAAGTGAGGTTCTATAACAAGAGAGCTTTATCTAAAACATTCTCACGACAGTTGGGTAGAATTGTGCGTGATCTTAACATCACTCCAATAAGGGTCAAGAAATGGACAGATATAAGTCCAGTAGCTCAGAAGCACATTTTTTATGCAATTAAG GACAAGTTCGAAAATGCAGACCAAAATATTGAAGTTGATGTCTACGAAAATGAGATCATGGAGCATGCTAGAGACTTAAATCGGCATTTTGTTAAGCCAGCAAGGAATATGCAACATGCTATTAAGAATTGTCCTCAAGAGATTCCAAAAGAAGATTGGGAGTGGCTTGTCAAAGAACATTTCTACAGCAAGGAGTTCACA GAAAAAAGCAAGAGAAACTCCAAAAATATATCTAACTTAAAAATTCATCATCGCAGTGGTAGCAAACCTTTCAGACAGATCATTTGGGACAAT GGTGGCAATGAAAACAAGCCTCCAAGTTTGGACACATTATTTTCTATCACTCACACAAAGGGTGGAACTTTTGTGGATTCTAAAACCTCCGGCAAGCAT GCATAG